The region CGTCACAACGACTTCGAGATCTCCAGCCAAAAAAAGAAGGAGGCAGGAAACTCTTCCCCACACTCTTGGAGGATGTCGGGGCAGTCATGTTCCTATCGATGAACAAATAAGAAAACCACTAGCAAAGAGTCCACATAAGCATTCTCTCGATTGgtaaaaaaaatccaaaaaaaactTCTTTTCTGGACCAATTTTTCCTAAATTAGTTACAAAATTTAGTGTTACTCCTTATTTGCCCCCATTAAAAAAATGCACTTTGTAACATTTAGACGGAAAAGATTGACAGTAAtctttttaaaaattaaaaaacgAAACTTACCTTAGTTTAAGATAATAGACAAAAATGGTATTTAACCCATATTTAATTGATTGCAAAAACTTACATTCATTAATATGGTTTTCCAGGCGCGGTCGCACTTACAGCAGCGCCAATACTGATTCTCGAGTGAATAGTCGCCAAAGCCGTTGAAATCCAAATGGGCAAGAAGGAAAAGAATGAGAAAGCCAAAGAACGAAGAGAAAAGAGATTGCAAGAGATACAGCTTTTAAGGTCCATTCCTTATTCACATCACCAAAGGTATCAATCCAATTTTCTCCTATTTATTCAATTACCTTGCATTTCTCTTCTCTTGTTTAGATTTATCATGATTCCTGTAAAACAAACCCTCTTTTTTTGTGTTGGTATAAGTGATTATGTAATAATTTTTTGAATCCAATTTTCTCCTATTAGTGCCATAACACTGGAATTCAAACAAACTGATATCAATACTAATTTCATGCATCTTTAATTCAACCCAATGAGGAAAAAAAATGTAATTTAGCTTCAACTGAATTTACAAGTGTGTCATGGTAAAGGGTAATAGTGTACTCACTCTGTAATCACGCATTGCTTATAGAATTGTAAAGCCCTTTTTTATGTAATTTGTTCTGATTTTGTTGTCAGGTGGTGGTCGAAGGAAACTATAGCTGTGGTTACCGGCGGAAACAGAGGAATTGGGTTTGAGATTTGCAGACAACTTGCTACTCATGGATTGACTGTTGTACTCACATCAAGAGATGCTAGTGCTGGTGCTGAATCCATTAAGGTTTTGCAAGAAGATGGTTTTGATGTGGTTTACCATCAACTTGACATAGTCGACGATTCATCCATCAACCAATTCGTCGAGTGGTTGCAAGAAAGTTATGGTGGTTTAGATATTCTGGTCAGTTTCTAAAATGTGATTTTAATTGAAGTAGCATGTGCTGTTGGAATCTATCCAAGAGTTTTATCCATTTTTGATCTAAAATTTGTGAACATGGAATTAAACGAAGAAAATAATCGATTAAATGTTACTAGGAAGTATGTAAGTTCTAGATTGTAGTTTAACACATTTCTTTATTTTATGCTTCTAATCTCCATCATCTCTGGCAGGTAAACAATGCTGGTGTTAATTTCAATCTTGGGTCTGATAACTCTGTTGAAAATGCTTACAAGGTTATCAAAACAAATTATTATGGCATTAAAAATTTGACTCAAGTCCTTATTCCATTGATGAAACCATCTGCCGTTGGTGCTCGAATTGTAAATACTAGCTCACGTCTAGGTCGACTTAATGGAAGACGGAATGTAAGTATTTTTTTACTCTGTGTAGAAAAAAAAAGCTTCATATAATGAGTATTTTTTTACCTTGTTTTGTGTTATATAACTTGTGCAAAATGTAAAACCGATAAGGTGTTGCTTGATTAACAGAGAATCAGCAATGTAGAATTGAGAGATCAACTGAGTGATCTCGAGGTTCTTTCAGAGGAACTGATTGACAGAACTCTATCTGCATTTTTACAACAAGTAGAAGATGGAAGTTGGACATCAGGTGGGTGGCCTCAAATATATACTGATTACTCAGTGTCGAAACTTGCTGTTAATGCTTATACAAGGCTTATGGCAAGGAAGCTTTCGGAGCGACCAGAAGGTCAAAAGATTTATATTAACTGCTATTGCCCGGGTTGGGTAAAGACAGCTCTCACAGGTTTTGCAGGGAACAATACTGTTGAGGAAGGTGCTGATACTGGAGTATGGCTTGCCCTTCTGCATGACCAAACAGTTATGGGAAGTTTTTTTGCCGAGAGACGGGAAATTAACTTTTAATAGTTTTGTCAAAATGCGGTGATGAACTATTCCATGGGGTTATGGCATAGTAGAATTTGTGTGCGCTATGGCATAGCGGAGTTTAAGGCAGCTGTCATAGACTACAACAACTGTTGTAATTGTCATGTCTCTTCCATAGTTCACAGCAGCATTTTATAGGGTGGATTTTGTCATGCCATAAATCAAGGTAAGGAAAGAAATATGTAAATCTGTCTGTTGGCATTAGTTTGACAGCAGGTTCAAAGTTTCTTTGTTTGTACAATATAGTTATCAGTGGCAAGCTAATTCTTTTGAATTTTGTATGCTTTCAAAGTTGTAATAGTAATTTTATTATTGACACGGAATTATATTTTGTTTTGAAATTATTGATTAGTATCCATTACTGTATCTTTTATAAGCATTTTTTAAGGGAAGGGATTACAAATAATTAGAACTTAACAAATCTTGTTAGTTAAGGAAAAAGGAATTATTAACGCACCCTAAGAATTTCTACCGCATCTTCAAAATTACTATCACACTCTCGTGAAAAAGTAAAAATATATCTAAAATCTGGAGATACATTTTTGAACGCACCTAAAACACATAAAATTCATCTGTTTTTGACCCACCATTCAAATAGTAGACTGAATTTATTCCGGTAATGTATATCCGTAATTTGAAAATACACTTCCAAAAACATTTTAAAGGTACCTCTCATCCCTCAAATAGTAGATTGAATTTATTTCGACAATGTATCTCACTAATTCAGAAATAGACTCCCAAAACATTTTAAAGGTACCTTTTAGTATCTTCCATTTGAATTGTTTCAAATGATAAAGACAAGAAAACTGCTCAATGTATCTCCCTAATTCAGAAATACACTTCCCAAAACATTTTAAAGGTACCTTTTAGTATCTTCCATTTGAATTGTTTCAAATGATAAAGACAAGAAAACTGCTCAATGTATCTCCCTAATTCAGAAATACACTTCCCAAAACATTTTAAAGGTACCTTTTAGTATCTTCCATTTGAATTGTTTCAAATGATAAAGACAAGAAAACTGCTCAGTGAAACTGCTAGATTCTTGAACATCACTCCGCATCCACATCCTTCATTCCCATTTAAGTTCTTTAAATGGGATCTCCTcaattttttatattatattatacttttttattttttaaacaattcTATTACATTTTTCAAATATTCATACAACCAATCAAAAACTCTAAAATGGGTCCTAGCAAATCTCACAACATATCCCacatatatattatataaaaataaatttgaaataatttaatttaaatatattaaaatacatacaataaaatatatatatatatatatatataatatatatatatatatatatatatagatatatatatatatatatatatatatatatatatatatatatatatatatatatatatatatatatatatctatatatatatatatatatatatatatatatatatatatatatatatatatatatatatatatatatatatatatatatatatatatatgacacagataatttattaaaaaacataaactttaaaataaattattagcacaaaatacaagaaaataatatatttaaaatatttttcaattgttGTTATTCTCTTGCCTATAACGTTGCCATTATGTTCTATCAAGTCTTGTTGAAGGTGTCGATGAATTTGTTTATCACGAACATTAAATCTTTTACGATGGAACTCTTGAAAATCAATATTAGAATCATCTGACAATATTGTCGCATCATTACTCAAATGATCataagaaaaatcaaaattttcatcataTGAGGCACGTTCGTCGTCAACTATCATGTTGTGTAATATGATGCATGTATTCATTATGCGCTGGAGTGCGTCTAAGTGTCAAGACTGTGATGGGTTACGTATGATCGCGAAACGGGATTGAAGAACTCCAAATGCTCGTTCAATATCCTTTTTATCCCCTTCTTGATGTTGGACAAACAATTTTCTCTTATCCCCTTGTGGCATCAGGATACTTTTCACAAATGTGACACATTCAGGATAAATACCATATGATAGATAATAGCCCTTGTTGTATTCAGTATGATTGATTGTATAATGAACCTCGGAAGCCCGTCCTTGCTGAACATCGTTAAAGACATTGGATTGGTTCAACGCATTAATATCGTTGTTTGAATCCGCTGCACCAAAAAATGCATGTCAAATTCATAAGTCGTGTGAAGCCACTGCTTCAAGCATAACAATTGGTTTCCCATGATCGCCTCGAACGTACTGCCCTTTTAATGCAACTGGACAATTTTTCCATTCCCAATGCATACAATCAATGCTCCATAGCATATCTGAAAATCCTCATGCCTCCCCCATTCACATTAGGCGTTCAATGTCTTCTGTAACACCCATTTTTCTACCCaaaaatacttaacatataatcagagtaaataagcacgcatataaacaaaagggcgtcacatcgacgttttcaaaaactaaaagctttcaaaaaccaaacctcattcatcatcaatatacaatacacctggtcattcaaaataacacatttcactcatcatgaatattcaagaatatgcgttcgcagtggaaaataatgaatactcatgtatttcataaaatgatccatgtcccataccatgatcatctctcaataatcacctcaagataaaataaaacaattaataacataatgcatatccaaataagatatgagtacaatactactaatctacccagtgttacatgaccagagcatcgactcattacctaatcttcaactaaaatacggaaactctccggctaatctcgagcgagctaccgtccacttacttcagcaatactactctggagtatctgcatgatacccatgtaaaggtaacattcaaacagaaagggtgagaattcaaatcattatgaagaagtataataaggcacaatgattaaattaacaattaaaggaattcatcacacttcatataatagtaaccaacatttatttcacatgtaTCACGCACACATAAAAACTCAGAGAGTATAATATTACAATCCAATACTATATTCTcaattatacacataactacaactatcacataatcacatattttgccaaattatgtatccacacatcaccaaattcaattattaaatctcatacacacctcacaatcacatcaatgcaaacattcaattatcacatgactctaatgtgactcaatgcaagacatgtgactctatgcatgcggtacctcaatgtgaacccaacgtttcaccgctttccgattcaatatctagaatccaagccatgcttccgatccggacaagatcaaagccaccacgcctatttccaattaaggatcaacgtttgctacgcctatttccaattaaggatcaacgtctatatggacccaacgttccaccgctttccgattcattatctagaatccaagccactacgcctatttccaattaaggatcaacgtctgctatgcctatttccatttaaggatcaacgtctatttccaattaagggtcaacgtctgctacgtctatttccatttaaggatcaacgtctaataccatgtgaacccacagtttcaccgcttccactatgaagccgactatgccatgaatgaatgtacaaataccaatacatatgcaattaagatcatctctaccatcttaacattccacatatcatcataattcaactctatgaattatctaccaatggtacatatacacattcataacaattacaccattcatataatatgcaattaagatcatctctactatcttaatcattccacatataaccataattcaactctatgaattatccaccaatagtacacatacacattcataacaatatatcattcacaaatatagaCTAATTATCAAATGTGcacacatagatttcattccaaaacgaatacaacatttaaaatctcaatttttcacttttcaaacagtgttaaccggttaatgcatatggttaatcggttaacgcaaaacagaatgcacttcctggcagatttcaacagtgttaaccggttaacgcatttggttaaccggttaacgcaagacagaatacgATTCTAACAGGTTttcaatagtgttaaccggttaacgcaaaaacagaatgctattcctgcgttaacacaaaacagaatgcagaatttcctgcgtttttcatcgtttgaggactttcggacctccgatttcgattccgtaaaaagctacacgttcataaaattataactcatacaatactctaagtatataacattaatttgcagtttaacacaattaaatctccacaaatcaagaatactcatcaaacttaacaatttcaaacaaccatataaaattagggattttaacctaaacatgcatctacccattgacccgatcatactaacacataacaataag is a window of Lathyrus oleraceus cultivar Zhongwan6 chromosome 6, CAAS_Psat_ZW6_1.0, whole genome shotgun sequence DNA encoding:
- the LOC127096759 gene encoding (+)-neomenthol dehydrogenase, with amino-acid sequence MGKKEKNEKAKERREKRLQEIQLLRSIPYSHHQRWWSKETIAVVTGGNRGIGFEICRQLATHGLTVVLTSRDASAGAESIKVLQEDGFDVVYHQLDIVDDSSINQFVEWLQESYGGLDILVNNAGVNFNLGSDNSVENAYKVIKTNYYGIKNLTQVLIPLMKPSAVGARIVNTSSRLGRLNGRRNRISNVELRDQLSDLEVLSEELIDRTLSAFLQQVEDGSWTSGGWPQIYTDYSVSKLAVNAYTRLMARKLSERPEGQKIYINCYCPGWVKTALTGFAGNNTVEEGADTGVWLALLHDQTVMGSFFAERREINF